CCCAATGCGCTTGAAACGAATCGCCGAGACCTTCAGAGCGAGAGGCTGATGCTTGATGGAGATCTGGAAGATCTCCCCCTCCCAGTCTCACCCCGGCCCGCCAGGTGTAATAACTCCTTGGATGGGTTTTGACCAACTGCTCCCAGACCTGCTGAGCTTGGGTTGTTTGGTCTTGCTTCGACAGTGTGAGCCCCAGCCAGAACTGCTGCCTTGCGGCCAACGGTTCAGGAAGATTTGAGCTCGGAATGGCCTCTAGCAGTGCTTTTGCTGTTTGCCATTGGTCTTTTAAAAGGGCCTCGCGGGCCAAGTCCCACTGCAGTTGCCAGGCGGCTGGATTGGTAGGCCATCGCTTCAGAACGGCCATGGCATTCGCCGAGTCACCGAGTCGTACCCGGGCTGCTGCAACGTCAGCGGAGCGTTGTTGCAACGCTTGCGGCAGTGCATCCAACAGAGCGGGATCGGGTTTCAGCGGCTCGCTCAGCAGCGCCGCTGCCTCGAGAGCCGCTGGATCATCGGGGTTGTTGATGGCGAGCTCGAGCAAGCGCTGCGTTCCACGCTCCTGCTGTTCAGCGGTGCCTCGGAGCAGGACCCGACCAATGGCCAAGGCGCTGGCTGGAGTGGTGGGTGTGCCCTGGAGGCAGGCTTCCGCTGCACCGCCATCTCCAAGGGACGCCAGTCCTTGGGCCAGCGTCAGTCGATCGTTTTGGTGCAAGCCATCGCCGCTGATCCTGTTGCAGGCTTCCCTGAGCTGAATGGCAGCGCCTGGCCATCGGGCGCCCCAGCGGGCTAGATGCAAGGCGGCGATGGCTTGCTTGGGGGAGTCTCTTTTGGTTTCTGCTGCTGCTGCCAAGGCGGCTGGATGACCTGGTTGTTGTCGGAACAGCTCTGCATGGAGCGCTGGTTGGGCTTGCCCTAGTTGATAACGGGCATCGGCACTGGCGGCACTGCCAGGAAAGCGTTGAAGCAAGTCCTGCCAACGTTTTTGTTCTTCTGTCTGCTGGCCGAGTTTTGCTGCGGTTAACGCCTGCTGTTTCAGCGTGACGGCAGCGATGGGATCGTTGCCCCAGCCCTGATGGGCCAGCAAACGCTGGGACCTCTCCGCTGAATCGGCGCTGCGCGCCGCGAGTAAGAGAGCTGCTTCCCTCCGCTCTTTTGGATTGATCGACCAGCGGTAATGGGTCCAGAGATCAGCGTTTGAAAGTGATGGCGTGAGTGGAGCATGTAGACGGCGCAAGCCCATCTGTCCGCCAATGACTAGAGCAAGGGTGAGGAGTGGAGTTCCAGCGAGAAGCAGAAGGCCACGGGAGTATTGATCGGTCAAGCCTCGGCCGGAAACTGGTGGCATTCTGTTCCCAGCGCACGGCATTCGGATGGCAAAGGGGCAAGGGCCGCGGCGCCCAGGGAGCGAGCAACGGCGCCGCTGTGCGATTGCGACTGGCCTGGCTTTGCTGGTTTGGGGATTGCGTTGGCTTTGGCCCTTACATGTCGTGCCTGGCTGGCTGGTGGCAGGGCTATTGGCTTGGGCATTGCTGGAAGTGGCAACGCGATTGCTGGCTCCGCGTCGTTGGCGTTAGAACCAGCGGTCCGGCTTACGCTTGCGTTCAGAATTAGGTTTCCATGGCTGAAGCTGCCTTTCATCCTTTGGGGCACCTCCCAAAGCCATCGCAGATCAGCTTTGGGACCGACGGCTTGCGTGGTCGGGTGGACACCATGCTGACTCCGGCTTTGGCCCTTCAGGTGGGGTATTGGTGTGGACGCGTGCTTCAAGCCGAGGGGCCTGTGCTGATTGGCATGGATTCGCGCAGTAGCGGAAGCATGTTGGTCGCGGCACTCACCGCAGGCCTGACGGCTTCAGGTCGCGAGGTGTGGACTTTGGGACTGTGTCCCACGCCTGCTGTGCCCGGTTTGATTCGCCGCTATTCAGCGGCCGGTGGCTTGATGGTCTCGGCGAGCCACAACCCACCGGAAGACAACGGCATCAAGGTGTTTGGCGCCACTGGCAGCAAGTTGTCCCCCGAACGTCAGCAGGCGATTGAAGCTGGTTTGTTTGGTGGAGACGACTCTGGGATGGAAGTAGCGGCATCCGGAGCTGCACGCCATCGCCCTGAACTTCTTGACGACTACCGCGCGAGCTTGTTGTGCAGTGTTGGGCAGCATCGACTCGATGGTGTGCCCATCGTGCTGGATCTCTGCTGGGGGTCGGCAACTGCCTGCGGCGCCGAGGTGTTTTCTGCCCTTGGTGCTGATCTCACGGTGTTGCATGGTGATCCGGACGGAACCAGGATCAATGTGAATTGTGGATCCACCCACCTTGAGGCTTTACGCCGTGCCGTGATCGAGAAGGGTGCCGCCATGGGTTTTGGCTTCGATGGGGATGCCGATCGGATGTTGGCGGTGGATGGCCAAGGACGTGTGGTGGATGGCGACCATGTTCTCTTTCTCTGGGGGTCGGTTTTGCAGGAGCAGGGCCAGCTGCCCGATCAGCGCTTGGTCGCCACGGTGATGTCGAATTTGGGGTTTGAGCGGGCTTGGCAGGCGCGTGGTGGTCTGTTGGACCGGACAGCGGTGGGAGACCAGCATGTCCACGCTGAGATGGTCCGCACGGGGGCAGCCCTTGGCGGAGAACAATCAGGTCACATCCTGTCTTCTGCCCATGGTTTGGCTGGTGATGGTGTCTTAACCGCTCTTCAGATCGCAAGCCTCTGCCACGCTCAACAGCTCTCCTTGGCTGAGTGGGTGGATCAGAGCTTTCAGGCCTACCCCCAGAAACTGGTGAATGTGCGCGTTGAGAATCGCGAGCGCAGAAAGGGTTGGGCGGACTGTGCTCCCCTCCATTCCCTGGTTCAAGAGGCGGAGGCTTCAATGGCGGATGACGGCCGTGTGCTGGTGCGGGCGAGTGGGACTGAACCACTGCTGCGCGTGATGGTTGAGGCGGCCGATCAAGCGGTGGTCGATCACTGGACCTCCCGCTTGGCCGCAGCGGCAGAGCAGCATCTCAACGCCTCTTGATCAGCAGCTTTCGAGGGCGAGGGTGAGCGCTCCATCGCAGGCGTCACCACTCCGTTCATCCCAGCGTGCATCCACCTGGCGACGGCGTAGGGACGTGTCTACAGCCTGTTGAAGGGGTGCCAGGTTCTGCAGTGCCCCACCCCTGGCGCAGAGTTTGGGCTTGGTGAGCCCCAGGGTGGAAGCCACGGCTTGAGCTGCTTCGGCAAGAGCATCGCCG
The window above is part of the Synechococcus sp. WH 8020 genome. Proteins encoded here:
- a CDS encoding lytic transglycosylase domain-containing protein, which encodes MPPVSGRGLTDQYSRGLLLLAGTPLLTLALVIGGQMGLRRLHAPLTPSLSNADLWTHYRWSINPKERREAALLLAARSADSAERSQRLLAHQGWGNDPIAAVTLKQQALTAAKLGQQTEEQKRWQDLLQRFPGSAASADARYQLGQAQPALHAELFRQQPGHPAALAAAAETKRDSPKQAIAALHLARWGARWPGAAIQLREACNRISGDGLHQNDRLTLAQGLASLGDGGAAEACLQGTPTTPASALAIGRVLLRGTAEQQERGTQRLLELAINNPDDPAALEAAALLSEPLKPDPALLDALPQALQQRSADVAAARVRLGDSANAMAVLKRWPTNPAAWQLQWDLAREALLKDQWQTAKALLEAIPSSNLPEPLAARQQFWLGLTLSKQDQTTQAQQVWEQLVKTHPRSYYTWRAGVRLGGGDLPDLHQASASRSEGLGDSFQAHWEPLQSGDSFVDRLWRLGQTQEAWETWRNQQPPSDQPTNPEQKLVEGRLRVAVGDSWTGLSRLWRASLRLVNQSCETRQLLHRSQHPRLLSQVFESASQQEEVRNELLMAIAKQESRFSPGVSSPVGAVGLLQLMPATAEELAGGALSQDQLREPTRNATLGARYIGQLLEQWQGDIVLAVASYNAGPGAASQWVTPALKNDPELWIERIPYPETRLYTKKVLGNLWAYLGSEPDRCDS
- the glmM gene encoding phosphoglucosamine mutase — its product is MAEAAFHPLGHLPKPSQISFGTDGLRGRVDTMLTPALALQVGYWCGRVLQAEGPVLIGMDSRSSGSMLVAALTAGLTASGREVWTLGLCPTPAVPGLIRRYSAAGGLMVSASHNPPEDNGIKVFGATGSKLSPERQQAIEAGLFGGDDSGMEVAASGAARHRPELLDDYRASLLCSVGQHRLDGVPIVLDLCWGSATACGAEVFSALGADLTVLHGDPDGTRINVNCGSTHLEALRRAVIEKGAAMGFGFDGDADRMLAVDGQGRVVDGDHVLFLWGSVLQEQGQLPDQRLVATVMSNLGFERAWQARGGLLDRTAVGDQHVHAEMVRTGAALGGEQSGHILSSAHGLAGDGVLTALQIASLCHAQQLSLAEWVDQSFQAYPQKLVNVRVENRERRKGWADCAPLHSLVQEAEASMADDGRVLVRASGTEPLLRVMVEAADQAVVDHWTSRLAAAAEQHLNAS